ACCGAGGTCGCAGGGCACCTGGGCGTACCGCTGACCGTCATCGACCTCGACCGCAACGCCGCCGCCGACCTGCTGCCGGTCCTGCCCACCCGGTTGATGCGGCCGCTGCTGCACGGCGCCGAGCTGGCGATGCACCACCTCTACCAGGCCATCGCCGCCGACGGGAAGGTCGTCGTCTACTCCGGACACGGGGCCGACGAGTTCTGGGGGTACCAGGCCGGCCGGTACTTCCCCATCGTCGACCCCTACGCCCCCACGTTCATCCACGGGCGCCACTACCTGACGCACAGCCTCCACGCCGACGAACGCCCGGTCTGGTCCCGGCTCGTCGGGTGGATGGCGCACGAGCTCGACGTCGACATGAAGACGGTGACCGACATGGTGTGGGAACGCACCATGGCCGAGTACCGGGCGCTCAAGACGGCGTCGCCGCTCAAACGCGGCAGGCACCACCTGATGCGGCGCTTCCTGGTCTACGTGAACGACATGGTGGACGCCACCTCCTCGACCTTCACCCTGGAGGACCGGCCCGTCTTCCAGGACGTCACCCTCGCCGAGCTGGCCTTCCGCTGCCCCGAGCACCTGAAGGACACCAACAAGCCCGGCACCCACAAGGGGCTGCTGAAGGCGGCGCTCGCCGACCTGCTGCCCGAATCGGTGCAGCTCCGCCGCAAGCAGGGCTTCCCGACCCCCACCGACCCCGAATACGTCCGCCGGCTGACCGACCTGGCCGACGGGCTCGGCACCCCCTTCGGGCTGCCGAAGGTGCCGGCCGAGCTCCGCGCCGAGCTGGGCGTCGGCGAATGGATGTTCCTTGCCTCAAGCTCCGCCTGGCTCGACCACCTCGCGGGGCTCCGAACCGACCCGAGGAGTCACGGTGAGCAGTCTCGTCCCCCACTGGCGCTGGCACACCCTGGACAGCGCGGCCGATCTTGACCCGGTGCCGCCGGTGATCACGGAGGAGCTCGCCCAGGACTGGTGCAACTTCGTCGTGTGGCGGCCGTCCGAACTCCCCGAGGGCTGCGACACCGTCACCGGCACGATCCGGCGCGAGGCGCCCCCCGGACGCGTCGAAGCCGAGGGCCGCAG
This portion of the Streptomyces sp. NBC_01244 genome encodes:
- a CDS encoding asparagine synthetase B family protein is translated as MCGIAGFISFEGRRDPDWMDALGRTMTGAMAHRGEAACAPYVSPCGTVMLCATRLAVRDRSHAGDQPMTDPTGRIVLVHNGEVYGSRSPAPPLWPRRTTCDTEFVLQQVCRESDPAAALLPLDGMFALAWHDTWTGRVVLARDHFGVKPLFYAYTDGGLLFASEQGVLLSTGLVTPEVDREEFLLRSWIRMDAADDRTWLRGIEALPPAQYLVIDRPRATKHRYWHPGAVDDPIEPEEIRAAFDRAIEQRSVSDVPRAAVLSGGVDSTAIVAGLTALGLPVDTYVMRYQDGIGGSGDDVTYATEVAGHLGVPLTVIDLDRNAAADLLPVLPTRLMRPLLHGAELAMHHLYQAIAADGKVVVYSGHGADEFWGYQAGRYFPIVDPYAPTFIHGRHYLTHSLHADERPVWSRLVGWMAHELDVDMKTVTDMVWERTMAEYRALKTASPLKRGRHHLMRRFLVYVNDMVDATSSTFTLEDRPVFQDVTLAELAFRCPEHLKDTNKPGTHKGLLKAALADLLPESVQLRRKQGFPTPTDPEYVRRLTDLADGLGTPFGLPKVPAELRAELGVGEWMFLASSSAWLDHLAGLRTDPRSHGEQSRPPLALAHPGQRGRS